A genomic segment from Rubrobacter tropicus encodes:
- the tuf gene encoding elongation factor Tu — translation MSRGKFERNKPHLNVGTIGHVDHGKTTLTAAITKTLAKAVPNDPANREVAFDQIDNAPEERQRGITIATSHQEYATENRHYAHVDCPGHADYVKNMITGAAQMDGAILVVSAADGPMPQTREHILLARQVGVPYIVVFLNKADMVDDEELLELVEMEVRELLSEYDFPGDDVPVVVGSALKALEGDDSEYGEPAILRLMEAVDSYVPEPERDIDRDFLLAVEDVFTIQGRGTVATGRVETGQIAVNTEVEIVGIRPTRKTVVTGVEMFNKSMDSAQAGDNIGALLRGLKRDDVERGQVLAKPGTITPHTRFKAEVYVLSKEEGGRHTPFFTNYRPQFYFRTTDVTGEIRLEEGVEMVMPGDNTVMEVELISPIAMDEGLNFAIREGGRTVGAGVVTEIIE, via the coding sequence ATGTCCAGAGGGAAGTTCGAGAGGAACAAGCCGCACCTGAACGTGGGCACCATAGGCCACGTCGACCACGGCAAGACCACGCTCACCGCGGCGATCACCAAGACCCTGGCCAAGGCCGTGCCCAACGACCCGGCCAACCGCGAGGTCGCCTTCGACCAGATAGACAACGCCCCCGAGGAGCGCCAGCGCGGGATCACCATAGCCACCAGCCACCAGGAGTACGCCACCGAGAACCGCCACTACGCCCACGTCGACTGCCCGGGCCACGCCGACTACGTGAAGAACATGATCACCGGCGCCGCCCAGATGGACGGGGCGATCCTGGTGGTCTCCGCCGCCGACGGGCCGATGCCCCAGACGCGCGAGCACATCCTCTTGGCGCGCCAGGTGGGGGTGCCCTACATAGTGGTCTTTTTGAACAAGGCCGACATGGTCGACGACGAGGAGCTTTTGGAGCTGGTGGAGATGGAGGTTCGGGAGCTTTTGTCCGAGTACGACTTCCCGGGCGACGACGTGCCGGTTGTCGTGGGCTCCGCCTTGAAGGCGCTGGAGGGGGACGACTCGGAGTACGGGGAGCCGGCCATCCTCAGGCTGATGGAGGCGGTCGACTCGTACGTGCCCGAGCCCGAGCGGGACATAGACCGCGACTTTTTGTTGGCCGTCGAGGACGTCTTCACGATCCAGGGGCGAGGCACGGTGGCCACCGGGCGCGTGGAGACCGGCCAGATAGCGGTCAACACGGAGGTGGAGATCGTCGGCATCCGGCCCACGCGCAAGACGGTGGTGACGGGGGTCGAGATGTTCAACAAGTCGATGGACTCGGCCCAGGCCGGCGACAACATAGGCGCCCTGCTTCGCGGGCTCAAGCGCGACGACGTGGAGCGTGGGCAGGTTTTGGCCAAGCCCGGCACGATAACGCCCCACACCCGCTTCAAGGCGGAGGTGTACGTGCTTTCCAAGGAGGAGGGGGGGCGCCACACGCCGTTCTTCACCAACTACCGGCCGCAGTTCTACTTCCGCACCACCGACGTGACGGGGGAGATAAGGCTCGAGGAGGGGGTGGAGATGGTGATGCCCGGGGACAACACGGTGATGGAGGTTGAGCTGATAAGCCCGATAGCGATGGACGAGGGGCTCAACTTCGCCATCCGCGAGGGCGGCCGCACCGTCGGCGCCGGCGTCGTAACAGAGATAATCGAGTAG
- a CDS encoding NYN domain-containing protein, whose translation MPSYLILDAYNVIGALDRYRDAETFDAARELLITDALKAAGWIGRAIIVVFDAHRAPTPAKKNPSPAAPSASSTAPRPVRRRRNRAPPLETGRFRHRLHGRLRPPTHSTRPRVHPRHPHEFANLLDELPAITRNPNVPRKSRVADRLSPETIRKLEEIRRRGT comes from the coding sequence GTGCCGTCGTACCTCATCCTGGACGCCTACAACGTCATAGGCGCCCTGGACCGCTACCGCGACGCCGAAACCTTCGACGCCGCCCGCGAACTCCTCATAACCGACGCCCTGAAAGCGGCGGGCTGGATCGGCCGCGCCATCATCGTCGTCTTCGACGCCCACCGCGCCCCGACCCCCGCAAAGAAGAATCCCTCGCCGGCGGCGCCGTCCGCATCGTCTACAGCGCCCCGGCCAGTCCGCCGACGACGAAATAGAGCGCCTCCTCTCGAGACTGGAAGATTCCGCCACCGTCTACACGGCCGACTTCGCCCTCCAACGCACAGCACTCGCCCGCGGGTCCACCCGCGCCACCCCCACGAGTTCGCCAACCTCCTCGACGAGCTCCCCGCAATAACACGGAACCCCAACGTCCCGCGGAAGTCCCGTGTTGCAGACAGGCTGTCGCCCGAGACCATCCGAAAGTTAGAAGAGATACGCAGGCGAGGGACGTAG
- the rplK gene encoding 50S ribosomal protein L11, with amino-acid sequence MGRGRGRRVARKLKLQITGGQANPAPPVGPALGQAQVNIGEFVRQFNDATRDRMGQVVPVEITVYEDRSFTFVTKTSPAAYLLRQAAGVDKGSGEPNRSKVGTVSRAQVEEIARTKMPDLNAADVEGASKIVEGTARSMGITVNG; translated from the coding sequence ATGGGCAGAGGACGCGGGCGCCGCGTAGCGCGCAAATTGAAGTTGCAGATCACGGGCGGTCAGGCCAACCCGGCCCCGCCGGTGGGTCCTGCGCTCGGCCAGGCGCAGGTCAACATCGGGGAGTTCGTGCGGCAGTTCAACGACGCCACGCGCGACCGGATGGGCCAGGTGGTGCCGGTCGAGATCACGGTCTACGAGGACCGCTCGTTCACGTTCGTCACCAAGACCTCCCCCGCGGCGTACCTGCTCCGCCAGGCCGCCGGCGTAGACAAGGGCAGCGGCGAGCCGAACCGCTCGAAGGTCGGCACCGTGAGCCGCGCGCAGGTCGAGGAGATTGCCAGGACCAAGATGCCTGACCTCAACGCCGCCGACGTGGAAGGCGCGTCGAAGATCGTCGAGGGTACGGCCCGGAGCATGGGGATTACGGTCAATGGGTAG
- the rplA gene encoding 50S ribosomal protein L1: MGRRLLEQKAKIDPERYYAPREAIELLKSLDGAKFDESVEAHVHLNVDPRRADQMVRGTLMLPNGTGKTRRVAVFAEGEKAREAEEAGADVVGSDDLASRIREQGFMDFDVAVATPDQMRSVGQLGPVLGPRGLMPNPKSGTVTMDVGRAVEEIKRGKIEYRVDRYGIIHGIIGKKSFDEDSLVQNYFALREELQRARPAPVKGRYFKTVTLTTTMGPSVKVDPAVERE; encoded by the coding sequence ATGGGTAGACGACTTTTGGAACAGAAGGCAAAGATAGACCCGGAGCGCTACTACGCCCCGCGCGAGGCGATCGAGCTTCTCAAGAGCCTCGACGGCGCCAAGTTCGACGAGAGCGTCGAGGCCCACGTCCACCTGAACGTGGACCCGCGCCGCGCCGACCAGATGGTTCGCGGCACCCTGATGCTCCCGAACGGCACGGGCAAGACCCGCCGCGTCGCCGTCTTCGCCGAGGGCGAGAAGGCCCGCGAGGCCGAGGAGGCTGGCGCCGACGTCGTCGGCTCCGACGACCTCGCCTCCCGCATCCGCGAGCAGGGCTTCATGGACTTCGACGTGGCGGTCGCCACGCCGGACCAGATGCGGTCCGTCGGCCAGCTAGGTCCGGTGCTCGGTCCGCGGGGGCTCATGCCGAACCCTAAGAGCGGGACCGTCACGATGGACGTCGGTAGGGCCGTCGAGGAGATCAAGCGCGGCAAGATCGAGTACCGCGTCGACCGCTACGGCATCATCCACGGCATCATCGGCAAGAAGTCCTTCGACGAGGACAGCCTGGTCCAGAACTACTTCGCCCTGCGCGAGGAGCTGCAGCGGGCGAGGCCGGCGCCGGTCAAGGGCCGGTACTTCAAGACCGTCACCCTCACGACCACGATGGGTCCTTCGGTCAAGGTTGACCCGGCGGTCGAGAGGGAGTAA
- the rpoB gene encoding DNA-directed RNA polymerase subunit beta, with the protein MRRKRHPYARLQSTEVQLPDLVEIQLNSFEKFLNEGIQKTFTDISPIEDYTGSYAVEFGESRFEEPPVSAEECMTKDKTYAAPLFVKVRFIVKETGEVREQDVFMGDFPLMTRSGTFIINGTERVVVTQLVRSPGAYIMEPKDQTKQVLTASLMPSRGSWLEFEVETKGYVSVRIDRKRKLPVTVLLKALGMGGPEEILSRFDDSWLIRNTLERDDIASQEEALLEVFRRQRPGEPVNKENAEGLVNTLFFDPKRYDLSEVGRYKVNKKLRLEVPLENHTLTIEDIEGLLGRLIQTSEEVAEEEEFGRINYERIRHKLDEYEHFGNRRLRTVGELVQEAFRIGMYRMERVVRERMTTQDEESITPQSVVNVKPVSSAIKEFFGSSQLSQFMDQTNTLSGLSHRRRLSAMGAGGLSRERAPIEVRDVHPTHYGRMCPIETPEGPNIGLIGQLSTFATVDDYGFVQTPYRKVVDGKLTDEIEYLSADEEEEFTIAQANTPVDMETGQIAEGEQILARRKGGEVSSVSPDEVDYVDVAPLQTVSVGTALIPFLEHDDANRALMGANMQRQAVPLLRSEAPYVGTGMEFRAAADTGDVILARNAGKVERVVASRISVRRNDGGVDEYPLRKFARSNQGTCVNQRPLVTEGEEVEAGTVMADGSSTDQGELALGKNMLVAFMPWEGFNFEDAIIISERIVKDDVLSSIHIQEHEIQARDTKLGPEEITRDIPNASDDVLMNLDMDGIIRIGAEVGSGDVLVGKVTPKGESEPTPEEKLLRAIFGEKAREVKDSSLKVPHGEGGVVIDVKRFSRDAGDELQPGVNEQVRVFVAKKRKIAEGDKLAGRHGNKGVISKIVPEEDMPFMEDGRPVDVILSPLGVPSRMNIGQILETHLVWAASQGLGESEEPTFVSTPVFSGAEIEDIDKAIEKVNNNGGAKTGMGRGGKVTLYDGRTGEPFDGRITVGYMYILKLLHLVDDKIHARSTGPYSLVTQQPLGGKAQFGGQRFGEMEVWALEAYGAAHTLQELLTIKSDDRVGRVKSYESIVKGENIPEPGVPASFKVLLKEMQSLGLSVKPVYNAEAAAEDTERRDWDEAARALGINLSRDEPTGNLDDVPDAFGRGGA; encoded by the coding sequence GTGCGCCGGAAACGGCACCCTTACGCTCGGTTGCAGTCCACTGAAGTTCAGTTGCCGGACCTCGTCGAGATCCAGTTGAACTCTTTTGAGAAATTCCTGAACGAGGGTATTCAGAAGACCTTTACGGATATTTCACCCATCGAAGATTACACGGGCTCTTACGCCGTGGAGTTCGGCGAGAGCCGCTTCGAGGAGCCGCCCGTCTCCGCCGAAGAGTGCATGACGAAGGACAAGACGTACGCGGCGCCGCTCTTCGTCAAGGTGCGTTTCATAGTCAAGGAGACGGGCGAGGTCAGGGAGCAGGACGTCTTTATGGGCGACTTCCCGCTCATGACGCGCTCGGGGACCTTTATCATCAACGGGACCGAGCGGGTGGTGGTGACGCAGCTCGTGCGGTCGCCCGGCGCGTACATCATGGAGCCCAAGGACCAGACCAAGCAGGTTTTGACGGCGAGCCTCATGCCGAGCCGGGGGTCCTGGCTCGAGTTCGAGGTCGAGACCAAGGGCTACGTCTCGGTTCGTATAGACCGCAAGAGGAAGCTGCCCGTTACCGTGCTCTTGAAGGCGCTCGGGATGGGCGGGCCGGAGGAGATCCTCTCCCGCTTCGACGACTCGTGGCTGATCCGCAACACCCTGGAGCGCGACGACATCGCCTCGCAGGAGGAGGCGCTGCTCGAAGTCTTCAGGCGTCAGCGTCCCGGCGAGCCGGTCAACAAGGAGAACGCCGAGGGCCTCGTCAACACCCTCTTCTTCGACCCGAAGCGCTACGACCTTTCCGAGGTCGGGCGTTACAAGGTCAACAAGAAGCTCAGGCTCGAAGTGCCGCTGGAGAACCACACGCTCACCATCGAGGACATCGAGGGGTTGCTCGGCCGGCTCATCCAGACCTCCGAGGAGGTTGCGGAGGAGGAAGAGTTCGGCAGGATCAACTACGAGCGCATCCGGCACAAGCTCGACGAGTACGAGCACTTCGGCAACAGGCGCCTGAGGACCGTGGGAGAGTTGGTTCAGGAGGCTTTCCGGATCGGGATGTACCGCATGGAGCGCGTCGTCCGCGAGCGGATGACGACCCAGGACGAGGAGTCCATAACCCCCCAGTCGGTGGTCAACGTCAAGCCCGTGTCGAGCGCCATAAAGGAGTTCTTCGGCTCCTCCCAGCTCTCGCAGTTCATGGACCAGACGAACACGCTCTCCGGCCTCTCGCACAGGCGCCGCCTGAGCGCCATGGGCGCCGGCGGTCTCTCGCGTGAGCGGGCCCCCATAGAGGTTCGCGACGTGCATCCGACCCACTACGGGCGGATGTGCCCCATCGAGACGCCCGAGGGCCCGAACATCGGGCTTATAGGGCAGCTCTCGACGTTCGCGACCGTGGACGACTACGGGTTCGTCCAGACTCCTTACCGCAAGGTCGTCGACGGCAAGCTGACCGACGAGATCGAGTACCTCTCCGCCGACGAGGAGGAGGAGTTCACGATCGCCCAGGCCAACACGCCGGTCGACATGGAGACCGGCCAGATAGCCGAGGGCGAGCAGATCCTGGCCCGCCGCAAGGGGGGCGAGGTCTCCTCGGTCAGCCCCGACGAGGTCGATTACGTGGACGTGGCGCCCCTGCAGACGGTCTCCGTCGGCACCGCGCTCATCCCGTTTCTCGAGCACGACGACGCAAACCGCGCTCTCATGGGCGCGAACATGCAGCGCCAGGCCGTGCCGCTGCTCCGCAGCGAGGCCCCGTACGTCGGGACCGGCATGGAGTTTAGGGCCGCGGCCGACACGGGCGACGTCATCCTGGCGCGCAACGCCGGCAAGGTCGAGCGGGTCGTGGCCAGCAGGATCTCGGTCCGCCGCAACGACGGCGGGGTGGACGAGTACCCGCTGCGCAAGTTCGCCCGCTCCAACCAGGGCACCTGCGTCAACCAGAGGCCGCTCGTCACGGAGGGCGAGGAGGTCGAGGCCGGTACGGTCATGGCCGACGGGTCCTCGACGGATCAGGGCGAACTCGCCCTGGGCAAGAACATGCTCGTGGCTTTCATGCCGTGGGAAGGGTTCAACTTCGAGGACGCGATCATCATCTCCGAGCGGATAGTCAAGGACGACGTCCTCTCCTCCATCCACATCCAGGAGCACGAGATCCAGGCCAGGGACACCAAGCTCGGCCCCGAGGAGATCACGCGCGACATCCCGAACGCCTCGGACGACGTGCTGATGAACCTGGACATGGACGGCATCATCCGCATAGGCGCCGAGGTGGGCTCCGGCGACGTGCTGGTCGGCAAGGTGACGCCCAAGGGCGAGTCCGAGCCGACGCCGGAGGAGAAGCTGCTTCGCGCCATCTTCGGCGAGAAGGCCCGCGAGGTGAAGGACTCCTCCCTCAAGGTGCCCCACGGCGAGGGCGGCGTCGTCATCGACGTGAAGCGGTTCAGCCGCGACGCGGGCGACGAGCTGCAGCCCGGCGTCAACGAGCAGGTCCGGGTCTTCGTGGCCAAGAAGCGCAAGATCGCGGAGGGCGACAAGCTCGCCGGTCGGCACGGCAACAAGGGCGTCATCTCCAAGATCGTGCCGGAGGAGGACATGCCGTTCATGGAGGACGGCCGCCCGGTGGACGTCATTCTGTCCCCCCTCGGCGTGCCGAGCCGCATGAACATCGGCCAGATCCTGGAGACCCACCTGGTCTGGGCCGCGAGCCAGGGGCTCGGCGAGAGCGAGGAGCCCACGTTCGTCTCCACGCCGGTCTTCTCAGGCGCCGAGATCGAGGACATCGACAAGGCCATCGAGAAGGTCAACAACAACGGTGGGGCGAAGACCGGGATGGGCCGCGGCGGCAAGGTGACGCTCTACGACGGGCGCACCGGGGAGCCGTTCGACGGCAGGATCACGGTCGGCTACATGTACATCCTTAAGCTCCTCCACCTCGTGGACGACAAGATCCACGCGAGGAGCACGGGCCCGTACTCCCTCGTCACGCAGCAGCCTTTGGGCGGTAAGGCCCAGTTCGGCGGCCAGCGCTTCGGCGAGATGGAGGTGTGGGCGCTCGAAGCCTACGGCGCCGCGCACACCCTGCAGGAGCTCTTGACCATCAAGAGCGACGACAGGGTCGGCCGCGTCAAGAGCTACGAGTCGATAGTGAAGGGCGAGAACATACCCGAGCCCGGGGTGCCGGCGAGCTTCAAGGTGCTTCTCAAGGAGATGCAGTCCTTGGGTCTCTCGGTCAAGCCGGTCTACAACGCCGAGGCCGCCGCGGAGGACACCGAGCGGCGCGACTGGGACGAGGCCGCCAGGGCTCTGGGGATCAACCTCAGCCGCGACGAACCGACGGGCAACCTGGACGACGTGCCGGACGCCTTCGGCAGGGGAGGAGCATAG
- the rplJ gene encoding 50S ribosomal protein L10 → MKREEKAQVIERLAGKLRAGSAVLVDYQGMDVARTTDLRRRSRESGVEFVVAKNTLTKRAADEAGVEGLEEFLTGPTALAFSEDPVASAKLMAEFADQVETFALKGGLLEGGRVLDEADVVALSKLPAREQLIAQVVGGISSPLTGLVTVLNNTVQGLVVALGQIAEQKQNAEQS, encoded by the coding sequence GTGAAGAGGGAAGAGAAAGCGCAGGTGATCGAGCGCCTCGCGGGCAAGCTGCGGGCGGGCTCGGCGGTCCTGGTGGACTACCAGGGCATGGACGTCGCCCGCACCACGGACCTTAGGCGTCGCAGCCGCGAGTCGGGGGTCGAGTTCGTCGTCGCCAAGAACACCCTTACCAAGCGCGCGGCCGACGAGGCGGGCGTCGAGGGTCTCGAAGAGTTCCTGACCGGTCCGACCGCGCTGGCGTTCTCGGAGGACCCGGTCGCGAGCGCGAAGCTCATGGCCGAGTTCGCCGACCAGGTCGAGACGTTCGCCCTCAAGGGCGGCCTGCTCGAAGGCGGGCGCGTGCTGGACGAGGCGGACGTGGTGGCGTTGTCCAAGCTGCCGGCCAGGGAGCAGCTCATAGCCCAGGTCGTCGGCGGCATCTCGTCGCCGCTCACGGGCCTGGTGACGGTCTTGAACAACACCGTTCAGGGTCTCGTGGTGGCGCTCGGCCAGATCGCCGAGCAGAAGCAGAACGCGGAACAGTCGTAA
- the rpmG gene encoding 50S ribosomal protein L33 has translation MRQLVTLACDECKRRNYSSRKNRRNTPDRIQLQKYCPWCRQHTAHRETR, from the coding sequence GTGCGACAATTGGTAACGCTGGCTTGCGACGAGTGCAAGCGTCGGAACTACAGTAGCCGCAAGAACCGGCGCAACACCCCGGATCGCATCCAGTTGCAGAAGTATTGTCCGTGGTGCCGGCAGCACACGGCGCACCGGGAGACCCGGTAG
- the rlmB gene encoding 23S rRNA (guanosine(2251)-2'-O)-methyltransferase RlmB yields the protein MPETIYGIRPVVEALKSRRRKVLEVLDSSGNGEVRAAAGGVPVKKVLRDRVEDLARGGVHQGVVARVESYPYSGLEEILAIPEPLILVLDGVTDPRNLGAVLRAADGAGASGVVIPKDKAVGVTAAAVKASAGASEHVRVARVTNLKRAVDEMKAANVWVYAAEAGGTDYAKLDLDGPVAFVLGSEGKGVRRLVREACDGTVSVPMLGAVSSLNVSVAAAVLAYEARRQRG from the coding sequence ATGCCCGAGACCATCTACGGCATCCGTCCCGTCGTCGAGGCGCTGAAGAGCCGTCGGCGGAAGGTCCTGGAAGTCCTCGATTCTTCGGGCAACGGGGAAGTCCGGGCGGCGGCCGGCGGCGTGCCCGTCAAGAAAGTTCTTCGGGACAGGGTGGAGGATTTGGCGCGGGGCGGGGTCCACCAGGGCGTCGTGGCGCGGGTGGAATCCTATCCGTACTCCGGCCTGGAGGAGATCCTGGCCATCCCCGAGCCTTTGATCCTGGTTCTTGACGGCGTGACGGACCCGCGCAACCTCGGGGCGGTGTTGCGGGCCGCGGACGGGGCGGGGGCGAGCGGGGTCGTGATCCCGAAGGACAAGGCCGTCGGGGTGACGGCGGCGGCCGTCAAGGCGAGCGCCGGCGCCAGCGAACACGTCCGCGTCGCCAGGGTGACGAACCTGAAGCGGGCGGTCGACGAGATGAAGGCGGCGAACGTCTGGGTCTACGCCGCGGAAGCCGGGGGGACGGACTACGCGAAGCTCGACCTGGACGGGCCCGTGGCCTTCGTTCTGGGCAGCGAGGGCAAGGGCGTGAGGCGGCTGGTACGCGAGGCGTGCGACGGGACAGTGTCCGTACCGATGCTGGGCGCCGTCTCGTCCCTGAACGTCTCCGTGGCCGCGGCCGTGCTGGCGTACGAGGCGCGCAGGCAGAGGGGGTAG
- the secE gene encoding preprotein translocase subunit SecE codes for MGKKRGAQAPSGKGGGKAQQQQKSGGFLAGPRKFARDVRGELRRVSWPNREQLRQSTAVVLIIVLTLAAYVAVWDFLFGRLARLIFT; via the coding sequence GTGGGTAAGAAGCGGGGCGCCCAGGCGCCGTCCGGCAAGGGCGGCGGGAAGGCGCAACAACAGCAGAAGAGCGGTGGGTTCCTGGCCGGTCCGAGGAAGTTCGCGCGCGACGTGCGGGGCGAGCTCCGGCGGGTGAGCTGGCCGAACCGGGAGCAGTTGCGCCAGAGCACGGCGGTCGTGCTCATCATCGTGCTGACGCTCGCCGCTTACGTCGCCGTCTGGGACTTTCTTTTCGGCAGGCTAGCGCGTTTGATCTTCACGTAA
- the rplL gene encoding 50S ribosomal protein L7/L12 produces the protein MAVNQQELMESIENMTVLELSELVKALEERFGVSATAVAAAPAAGAAADGAAAEEEQTEFDVVLTGAGEKKIQVIKVVRAATGLGLKEAKALVDEAPNPVKEAISKEDAEALKTQIEEAGGTVELK, from the coding sequence ATGGCGGTAAACCAGCAGGAACTGATGGAGTCTATCGAGAACATGACCGTTCTCGAGCTCTCCGAGCTCGTAAAGGCCCTCGAGGAGCGCTTCGGCGTCTCCGCCACGGCCGTCGCCGCGGCCCCCGCCGCCGGCGCCGCCGCCGATGGCGCGGCCGCCGAGGAGGAGCAGACCGAGTTCGACGTCGTGCTCACGGGCGCCGGCGAGAAGAAGATCCAGGTCATCAAGGTAGTCCGCGCGGCCACCGGCCTGGGCCTGAAGGAGGCCAAGGCCCTCGTCGACGAGGCCCCGAACCCCGTCAAGGAGGCGATCTCCAAGGAGGACGCCGAGGCCCTCAAGACCCAGATCGAAGAGGCCGGCGGTACGGTAGAGCTGAAGTAG
- the nusG gene encoding transcription termination/antitermination protein NusG, translated as MKKWYVVNTYSGHENKVRTTLERRIESMGLNRHFGEISIPTENVIEIKDGKKVPTVQRQFPGYVLVNMDMNDSSWSLVRQTPGVTQIVGAGDKPLALSRAEVERLLHPNEAAAEQREKVKTTVDYTVGETVKVIGGPLSDFTGSISDINVDQSRLKVLVSIFGRETPVELSFSQVAKL; from the coding sequence TTGAAGAAGTGGTACGTCGTCAACACATACTCGGGCCATGAGAACAAGGTCCGAACGACGCTGGAGCGTCGCATCGAGTCGATGGGCCTCAACCGGCACTTCGGCGAGATCTCCATCCCGACCGAGAACGTCATCGAGATCAAAGACGGCAAGAAGGTCCCGACGGTCCAGCGCCAGTTCCCCGGCTACGTCCTGGTGAACATGGACATGAACGACAGCTCCTGGAGCCTCGTCCGCCAAACGCCGGGCGTGACCCAGATCGTCGGCGCCGGGGACAAACCCCTTGCGCTCTCCCGCGCCGAGGTAGAGCGGCTGCTCCACCCGAACGAGGCCGCCGCCGAGCAGCGCGAGAAGGTCAAGACGACGGTTGACTACACCGTCGGGGAGACCGTCAAGGTGATCGGCGGGCCGCTCTCGGACTTCACCGGGTCGATCTCGGACATCAACGTGGACCAGTCGCGGCTGAAGGTGCTGGTCTCCATCTTCGGGCGGGAGACGCCGGTTGAGCTGTCTTTCAGCCAGGTAGCCAAGCTCTAA